The region AACCTCCGCCCTCAACGAAGTCTCCCAAAACGCCTCCCAGCTCTCTGACAGAGCCCGAAAGCTGAACGAACTTCTCGACGAGTTTGAGGTCGGGTCTGACACAAGTGGCGTAGACGAAACGGGCGAGGATACACAGAAAAAGGTTACCGACTCAGAGCCTCCGGGTACACCCGACTCCGGGGTCTCAGCAGACGGAAGAGGAGACGACTGATTACCGTAGCCTAGGCTCTGACTCTTCGGGGTCGGTCTCCGAACCCACCGAGGCTGTCGACTGTTTTTCTCGTGATTCGTCGGTCTCAGAACCGACATCTGACCGAGACCTCTCGACGTCGGCGTAGCTCCTTATCGCCCTCAGGAAGTCTATCTTCCGGAACGCAGGCCAGTAAGGGTCACAGAAGTAGACAGCCGACTCGTTTCCCTTCGCCTGCCACGGCAGGAAGTTCGAGAGACGCTCCTCGCCTCCTGTCCTTATCATGAGATCTACGTCGTTCGACCTCGGTGTGTAGACGTACTCCGAAACCTTCTCGGTGTCTATCTCGTCGGGTTCGAGGTCTCCGTCTTCCACCTCTCTGAGAACCTCGCGCGAAGCCCTGAGTAGCTCGTCACGCCCTCCGTATCCGACAGCGATGTTGAGATGGAACTCGTCGTACTCGCTCGTCTTCTCCTCCGCCTCTCTTATAGCGTCTTCGACCCTGTCGGGTAGACGTCCGAGGTCACCCACGGCTCGGATACGTATCCTGTTCGAATGTATACGGTCGTCGTCGGCGAGTTCGAGGAACTTCTCCTCCATGAGACTGAAGAGCGAGTCGAGTTCGTTGTCGGGACGTCTGAAGTTCTCGGTGGAGAATGTATAGAGTGTGACCTCCTTCACGCCGATTTCGGAAGCCCAGTCGAGTAGCTCCTCTGCCTTCTCGGCTCCGTGTTTGTGACCTTCCTCGGGACTTTCGCCCTTCTCCCTCGCAAAACGCCTGTTTCCGTCCTGTATCACGGCTATGTGCTCGGGAACTCTACCGTAGTCTATCTGGTGTCTCAGAAACCACTCGTAGACCGTGTTAGCGACCTTCCTCATCATCGGCATCAGTACCGCTTCTGTCTAAGAAAGCTCGTCTTATTAATTCACGGGAATAGAACAAATACGGACGAGTTCGAATCCTTCCTGAGAGTTACACGGGCCGGGAGGGATTCGAACCCTCGGTCATCTGGTTAAGAGCCAGACGCTTTAACCGGACTAAGCTACCGGCCCACTGCGTTTCTAACTTTGACGGGGTATTCTTTATAGGTTGTGATTCGACTCCACGTCTGCATGGAAAGCTTCTTACGTCGGTATTTCAAATCTGTTATGCATGCCAGAACTGGAAAGGAGACCTCCTGTTAAACACGAGGCTGTTGCAGTCCTTAAGATCCTCGGTCTCAAGGGCGGCGTCGACAGGGAGGTCAAGACTTCGTGTAGTAATCTCGGCGAGAAGATCGGGACTAGCGACCAGACGGTTTCGCGTCGTCTCCAGTCTCTCGAAAGCTCCGACCTCATAGACCGCGAGATGGCAGCCGACGGTCAGTGGATAAAGCTTACCGAGGAGGGCGAGAGAGTCCTGAGGAACGAGTACGAGGAGTACAGGAGAATATTCGAGGGTGCGACCCGGGTCGATCTCAAGGGCGAGGTCGTGAGCGGAATGGGTGAGGGCGAGTACTACATCTCACTCGACGGCTACCAGAGACAGTTTCAGGAGAAGCTAGGATACGAGCCCTTCCACGGTACTCTCAACGTAGAGCTCGACGACGACAGCGTGAGAGCGAGGTCAGCGGTCAACAACGCCGACGGCGTCGTAATAGAGGAGTGGGAGAACGACGAAAGAACCTTCGGTGCCCTGACGTGTTACGAGGCTGAGATCGGCGGCGTCGACGGACATCTCGTGAAGCCACACAGGTCACATTACCCAGAGGACATGGCGGAGGTCATCGCTCCCATGAAGCTGAGGGACGAACTCGGACTCGAAGACGGCGACGAGGTTACTCTGGAGGTGAAGCTGAGATGATCTCCAAGGCAGTCGACGACCTGAGGGAGGGAAAGCCCGTCTTGGTCTACGACTTCGACGACAGGGAGGCTGAGACAGACATAGTCTACGCCGCCGAGAAGGTCGATCACGACGACATAGCCCGTCTCAGAAACGACGCGGGTGGTCTGATCTGTACGGCTATACATCCCGAAGCCGCTGAGAGACTCGGTCTTCCGTTCATAGCCGACGTCCTCGAAGACAACCCGCTAGTCGAGGAGGCGGGCGACCTCGGGTACGACAGCCGTTCGTCGTTCTCTCTCTGGGTCAACCACAAGTCGAACTACACCGGAATTACCGACAAAGACCGCGCGAAGACTGCGCGTAAGCTCTCGGAAGCCGTCGGGTCTTCGGTCTCGGAGTCGGCGTCTGTGTCGGAGGAGAGTCCGAGTATCGAGGAGGAGTTCCGCACGCCGGGACATATGGCTGTTCTCCGCGCCGACGAGGATCTCTTGGAAGGCAGACAGGGACAGACAGAGATGAGTGTGAAGCTCGTCGACGAGGCGGGTCTGACACCCGCGGCGGTAATCTGTGAGATGCTCGACGACGAGACGGGTGAGGCTCTCTCGAAGGAGGACGCGAAGAGATACGCAGACGAGAACGGTCTCACTTTCGTCGAGGGAAGACAGTTAGTCGAGGTCGCCGACGCCGAGTCTTAGTCTTAGTCGTAGTCGAGTGGTTGATCTGAGTCCTGGTTTCTATTCTGTTTCACTCACAGCCCTGCGACGTCCTCGATAGCGTCGGTGAGCTTCTTGATCGAGTCGACGTCGTGCTCACCCATATGTCCGATCCTGAAGGTCTTCTCGCCGAGGGTCGACCCATAGCCGTTCGAGAACACCATGTCGTACTTCTCGGAGACCTCCTCGATAGTCGCGGCGACGTCGATCCCGTATGTGTTCTCGATACAGCCGACTGTCTGTGACTCGTATCCCTCCTCGGGGAAGATCTCGAAGTGGTCGCGTGCCCAGTCGCGTGTGTACTCAGCCATCTCGCGGTGTCTCTCGTCGCGTGCCTCGTGTCCCTCTTCGAGCATGTGCTTCATCTGTTTCCGGTAGGCGAGCATCACGGGGATCGCGGGCGTCGAGTGGGTCTGACCCTTCCTGTCGTAGTAGTCGAGCGACCTCTGGAAGCCGCCGTACCACGACGCCGAGTCCTTCTCGACCTCACGTTCGTATGCTTCGTCGTTGACGACACAGACACCGAGTCCGGGGGGCATAGCGAACGCCTTCTGGACAGAAGTGAATATGACGTCGATTCCGTGTGCATCGATGTCGACGTAGTCGCCTCCGAGAGACGAGACGGCGTCGACTATGAAGTAGGTGTCAGGGTACTCGTCGACGACGTCGCCTATCTCCTCTATCGGGTTACGGACTCCCGTAGAGCTCTCGTTCATCACACACGTGACTGCGTCGTACTCCTTGTCGCTCGTTTCGAGTGCCTCGCGGACGTCTTCGGGCTTGACAGCCTGACCCCAGTCGTACTCCAGGGTGTCGACGTTCTTCCCGAGACGCTCAGCGACGTTCGCCTGTCTCTCGCTGAAGCTACCACACGTCGTACACAGGACGTCGTCGTCGACTAAGTTGAGTACTGAGCTCTCCATGAACTCCGTACCTGATCCCGTGAGAATTATGACGTTGTGTTCGGTGCCGAGGAACTCCTTCGTGTCCTCGACTATCGTCGTGTAAAGGTCGGTCATACGATCCATACGGTGACCGAACATCGGCTGACACATCTCTTCGATTACGTCTTCACGTACCTCGGTCGGTCCCGGTATGTACAGCGTCTTATTGGGGTAGTCGTCCTTGTATTCGCGTTTCTGAGTCACGTAATCCACCTAGTAGGGTAGAGTCTGTAACGCTGCGACATGGTACTTTTGATTCAGATAGGGTCTTAGACTTAGTCTTCGAGTATCTTCTTCGTCTTCGAATGCCTGTACCTGAAAAAGCCCTTAAGCTGGAGCTTCACGAACGAGTTGGGTATCTTCCCCGACTCGTACTCGACGGTGTCCCTCATTACTGTTCCGCCGTCGGATCTCTCGAAGCCGTGTGTGTGTCTCCATCTCTCGAAGGGCCCACGTTCCATCTCGTCGACGAAGACGGCTCTTCCCTCGTCGAAGTCGGACTCGCGCTCGACTATTGTCGAAGTCCAAGAGACTCGTAGGAGACCTAACGGCTTGACCGAGAGACGGATCTCCGAGCCTTCTGTGAGTTCGTCGGCGTCACCGTTCTCGACTTCGAGAAGACGGAGGTTCATCCAGCCGGGTGTCAGACTTTTGAGACCCTCGACTCCTGAGTGGAACTCCCAGACATCTTCGAGGGGCGCGTCGATGTATGTCTCGGACTCGAACTCCATACACGACATACGGCTTCGAGAGGTATTAGATTGGGTGGTGGGAAACACGATAGGAGAGAGACAGATGGATCTTGGAAAGCTTTACTTCAGCGCGCTCACAGAAACACGTAGATGGGCAGACCCACAGTACACATCATACCGGTTGGGTTCGACTACGACCGTCTCATAGCTCCGCTTATAAGGGACAAGCTCGACGTCGACCGCGTAATTCTCCTACAGGGGTCGGTCGGGAGCGAGGAGAACGTCGAGTACTCGAAGAAGGTCGCGGCGAAGCTTGAGGAGGACTTCGAGTCGCTCCTTGACGCCGAGACTGAACGCGTGACACTCGAAAACGTATACGACTACCAGAAGATATTCGCCCGTGCCTACGGTCTGATACTCGACGAGTTCACGTCGGGAAGGGAGGTCTATGTCAACGTAAGCGCGATGCCACGTACTGTCTCTTTCGGGTTCACGACTGCGGCACACGCCGTCATAGTCGAGGAGGACGAGGCTAGAGAGCACATACACACCTACTACACCGCCCCCGAGAAGTACCTCGAAACAGATCTCGCCGAGGAGCTTCAGGAGATGGTTCATCTCCTCAGACGTCTCAAGAACGAGGGTCTAACAGACAGCGTCGAGTCGGATCTCGACGAGAGGTTCGCGGAGGCGAATGACCTACTCGACGAGTTCGACGAGCGCGGTACCACGGTCGGAGCGAAGAGCTTCGACGGCTCACACATAATAGAGATACCCGTCGCTCCTCTGAGCAAGATAAAGCCGTTCGAACGCGTCATACTCTTCAAGCTACACGAGGAGGGAGTCGTCAAGTCGGTTAGCGAACTCGCCGACCATCTCGCCGACGACCTCGACGAGGAGTACACCGACTCGTTCCGGTCGAAGGTTATCTACAACACTCGGTCTCTGCGCGAGAAGGGCTACATACTACAGGAGGAGTCGGGGAAGAGCCACGAGACGCGTCTGTCGAGACTCGGTGAGCTATGGGTCGAGTCACACAGACAGACTCCTCTCGACAAGGAGATGACAAAGAAATAAACGTCTACTCGAACGAGTTGGAAGTATGATAGAACACGAGAAGAGAGGCGACGCTTTCTGGATAACCATAGACCGTCCCGAGAAGATGAACTCGCTCGACCTCGAAGACTGGGAAGGTATCTCGGACGGGCTCGAAAAAGCGGAGGAAGAGGCAAGGGTCGCAGTCATAACAGGTGTGAACGACGTCTTCTGTGCGGGCGACGACATACAGGTTCTCGATGACCTCGACGACGCCGACGACGTCGAGAAGCTCGGCGAGATGCTCTTCGACGTTCTTCAGGGAATAGAGGAGACAGGAGTGCCTGTGATAGCCGCTGTCAACGGACTCGCATACGGTGGCGGATTCGAGATAGTCGCGGCGTGTGACCTCGCAGTCGCGGCTCAGGGTGCTTCGTTCGCGCTCCCCGAGACACGTATAGGCGCGTATCCGCCCTACGCCGTCGAGAGGGTCGCCGAGATGGCGGGACGTAAGAGAACGATGGAGATGATACTCACGGGTGAGTCGATAGACGCCGAGACCGCCCTCGACTGGGGACTCGTCAACCGCGTGGTTCAGAAAGACGAGATAGACGAGACTGTCGACGAGTTCGTCGAGGCGATCTGTATGTCGCCCAAACGTTCGACTAAGATCGCTAAGAAGTACGCCAACCAGCGGATCTCCGAGACGGGAGAAAAGGAGAGGATGCTCGGAGGCTTCGCACATCTGTTCATGTCGGAGGAGTCACAGGAAGGCGTCAGAGCCTTTGTGGAGGACAGGGAGCCGTCGTACAGGAAGTAGCGATCGGCGTCCTTCGTGGGAAATAAGATTTCGGAGTTCGACGTCGAAGCATGGAACTCAAAGACTCGTCGGTTCTCGTAACTGGTGGGGCGGGATTCATAGGAAGCCATCTGATCGAACGTCTCGATCCGTCGAACCACGTCGAGGTCATCGACAGCCTGAGTTCGGGGAACGCCGACTACCTCCCCGACGAGGTCAAGATACACGAGGTCGACCTACTTGACACAGACGCCGTCTCCGAGGTCATGAAGTCTGACTACGACATCGTGTTTCACTTAGCCGCTAATCCTGACGTCCAGAGCGGTGCTGATAATCTACGTCTCGATCTGGAGCAAAACACGGTCGCGACTAACAACCTCCTTGAGTCGATGAAGGCAAACGGCGTCGACAAGATAGCGTTCACGTCGACGTCGACGGTATACGGCGAGGACGTTCCGATGCCGACTCCCGAGACGTACGGTCCTCTGAAGCCCATCTCGCTCTACGGAGCCTCGAAGCTGGGATGTGAGGGACTGTGTACGGCTTACGAGGGTAGCTTCGGATTCGACACGTGGATATTCAGGTTCGCTAACATAGTGGGTGAGAGAGGACACGGAGTAGTCCCCGACTTCATAGAGAAGCTGGAGAACGATCCCGAGAGACTCGAAATACTCGGTGACGGCAGACAGAGGAAGTCGTACCTACACGTCTCCGACTGCGTAGACGCGATGGTACACGCGGTCGAGAACGCCGACGGTACTGTCTACAACATCGGAAGCCGTGACACCGTCTCTGTCACAGAGATCGCAGAGATAGTTAGTGAGGAGATGGGTCTCGATCCCGATTTCGAGTACACGGGTGGACGACGCGGCTGGACGGGCGACGTCCCCGAGATGAGACTTTCTGTCGAGAAGCTAATGGATACGGGATGGCAGCCCCAACACGACAGCGAGGAAAGCGTCAGAAGAGCCACGCGAGAGATGTCTAGCCCCTGAGTCGTTCCTGTATTCCGACCTTGAGTACCGACTTGGCTATCTCAGCACCTCCTGAGAGGGGATCGAGCTTCGAGTCGCCCGCCCTCTCACGGTACTCTATGGGTATCTCACGCACATTGTAGTCTCTCATAACGGGTCTCATCAGAAGCTCGGCGGAGAGACCCGTGTTCTCTGTCCAGTCCACCGACTCGACGACCTCACGTCTGTAGGCACGCATTCCCGTGGTGGTGTCGTGGACACGTCTTCCCATGAGGACTGTCGCTGTCAGTGCGAAGACGACGTTTCCGAGACGGTTCATCGACGGCATCGCGTCGGCACCGTGGTAGAGCCTGTCGCCGCTCACGACGTCGTATCCCGAGTTTATGGCTTCGAGAAACTCGGGTAGCTGTTCCATCGGGTAGGTGTCGTCACAGTCGGTCGTGACTATCACCTCCCTGTCGGGTGTGAGAACAGCCTCACGTACTGCGACCCCGTAGCCCTGAGGCTCCTGTTCTATCACCCTCGCCCCCATCTCCCTCGCTATCTCCGGGGTCGCGTCGGAGGAGCCGTCGACACAGACCACCTCGGCTTTACCGTCGGTGACCTCATGAATGTCGTCGAGAACCTTTCCGACAGCTTCCTCCTCGTTGTAAGTCCCCATTACGACGCTGACGTCTGTGAAGTCGTATCCGTCGTGGCTTTGGCTCGCTGTCTCGTCGTGTGTCTGAGTCTGAGTCTGAGTCGTGAGTGTCTGAGACGACATCTGTGTAGTCGTAGATGTGTCCCCGCCTACTTAACTTCTTAGGTTAACCTAAAAATCAGAGGTACTCGTCTATGTTGTCGGCAGCCTTGAGCGAGAGGGCGGCTATCGTGAGAGTCGGGTTCATCGCGCCGCTCGTGACGAAGACGCTACTCCCGGCTATCCAGAGGTTGTCGAGGTCGTGTGTCCTCATACGCGGATTCACGACCGACTCGTCGGGGTCGGTTCCCATCCGTGTGGTTCCCATGTGGTGGTAAGCCGGACCCGTGTTCTCGGGACTGACCTGCCACGTCACCTCGGCTCCCATCTCGGAGAGTATCGCCTCCTGTACCGTGTTCGCACGGCGTATAGAACGTCTCGTGACCTCGTCTATCTCCCAGTTTATCTCGGGGACAGGATTGCCGTTGTGGTCGGTCTTCGAGGAGTCGAGTCCGACGTAGTTTTTCTTCCGGGGTCTCTGACCCACGAGACCGCCGACACCGATCGAGTTTCCGTACGAGTCCCTGAGATCCGAGAGGAGTGAGTCGCCCCAGTCGTCGGAGCTGAGCGCAGTCTCGACTGGGGAGGGTCCTGCGTAGTTGAGGAACTCGATCTTTATCGGAGTGAGAGACGACCTGTCTACGTCGGCGGGAGGGACGCCCTCGGTCGGCTTAGCGGGTCTGTCGTAGAACTCGTGGCTCTCGCTCGTGAGGAAGCCGACGTGGTTCTGGCGCGTCCTCTCGTCGAGTACGCCTCCCGTTCCCGCGAAGAGATGCTCCATGAAGTAACGTCCGACAGCGCCGCTGGAGTTACCGAGTCCGTCGGGGTACTCCTCCGACTTCGAGAGGAGAAGGAGACGCGGGTTCTCGATTCCCCCACACGCGACCACGAAGACACGTGCCTCCTGTCTGTGTCTCTCACCGTCAGGGGTGACATAGACGACTGACTCGACTGAGTCGCCCGTGCGGTCGTGTTCGAGACGGACTGCGGTCGATCTGTCTATCACGCGCGCACCCTCCTCCTCCGCCTTTCTTACGTCACGGGTCGCGTCGTACTTGGCTCCCGAGGGACAGACGGGGTCACAGGTGCCGTATCCGACACACGCTGGCTCGCCGTCGTATGACTCGGAGTTACGCGCGTTCGGAACTCGATGTACTCTGATACCGAGTTCGTCACACGCCTTCTCGAAGAGGGAGTCGGAGTAAGACGGTTCGAAGCCCGGTAGGGGATACTCGTCGTCTCTGGGGGGTGCAAAGGGGTTGTCGTCGCTCCCCGAGACCCCTAACCGTCTCTCCGCCTCGGCGTAGTAAGGCTTGAGGTCGTCGTAGCTCAGGGGCCAGTCCCTCGCGACTCCGTGTCTCGTCCGTGTCTCGAAGTCGGACTCGTGGAGACGCATCACCATCCCCTGCCAGTGAAGAGTCGATCCCCCGACAGCCTTGACACGTGTCGCGTTGAGAGGGTAAAAGAGGTCGCCCGACGAGGTATAGGCGTCACGTTCTCCTCCCATCTCCCAGACTGAGAGGTCGTCGTGTCCGGGTCTTATCGACCTCTCCATCCTCTCGTCCCTGTCTCGCGGGTCGAACCTCTTTCCGGCTTCGAGAACGACCGTCTCGTGTCCTCTCTCTGAGAGCTCGTGAGCTATCAGAGAGCCCGCAGGACCCGATCCTATTACACAGACATCGACCCTCTCCGACGGCGTCCTGTCGGTCTCCTCAGACATCTGGACCCCTCGTGTAACTCGATGTACCGCCCGGATGTCCCTGTGGGTTCTCAAGACCCACTAGTTCGCCTCCTGTAGGTGTGGTGTAGAGAGCGAAAAGTAGCTCGTTTACGACGTGGTACCTCACCGCCTCGACTCCTGATCCCTCGGGGTCTGGGTCAGCCGTCTCCGCGCCCATCGCCCTGAGAGCCTCGTCCCTCTCGTCGCGGCTAAGATCGGCGAACCGGTCGCCGTACCACGACTCAGCGTACTTGTCGAGATAGGCGACCGCATCAGAGAGACGTTCGGCACGGTCGGGCGAGTCATGTGCCCGGCTGAGAACGTACGAACTCACGAACTCCTCGGTCTCGTCGGCTTCGAGTTCGGAGGGATAGACAGTCTCGGCGGCGGCGACGAATACTTCGACCTCTTCGTCGGTGAGGGGTTTTGTCCCCTGATCGGACTCCTCGGACTCCTCGACAGCGACTAAAGCCGCGCCTCCGACGCCGACGGCAGCGAGCGCAGCCATCAGGTCACGTCTCGTGAGCCTCATACTCCCCCCTCGGTTTCGGCGTGAAGGTCGGTTCTGACAAAGACGCCTTCGGGAGACGACTCGGGGATGTAGGCTCCACCGTAGCCGTCACACAGACGTACGTCGTCACAGTACTTCTTCCGGGGTGTGAGTCCACGTACTCCCGTCGCAGACTCGACAGGGAGTGAGAGACGGTACTCGAAGCTGTTCCCGAAGCCCTGGTCTACGAAGACTACGACTTCGACGGTCGAGGAGTCTCCGAGACGAACAGAGACGTTTTGAGTTGAACCAGAGCCCGAGACAGACCTAAGACGAACCTTGTCCCGTGTCACGCCGAGACTCAGATTCACTGACTCCGACCCTGAGGCGTCGGGGAAGGTCACGAACTCGGTTCCCTCGTCGGTCGTGACGGTCGCTGTGATCTCGTCGTCTTCATCGGGGTCAGGAATCCCGAGAGTAGCGTCGAGGCTGAGACGGCTGCCCTCAACGTGTTCGATCTCTTCGAGACGTGCTGTCTCGGGAGAGCCGTCGGCGGGCGACCAGACGCCGCGGTACGAGTACCTGTAGAGAGTCCTGTCGGGATACTCGTCGACAACATCGAAGGGTCTGTCGTCGATGACATAGATGGCGTCGCCGTCGTAGTCGGGACTGTTCCGGAGGTACTGGAAGGGATGAGCCAGCCAGTTGCCGTACGGGTCAGGAAGAAACACGACCGCGTTCTCGAAAGACGTCTCCTCGAAGGGCTCGTAGACATCGGAGTAGGTTCGTGTAACCTCGGCGTTCCGGGTGATCTTCTCCTCCGCCTCGACGGCTGTGACGCCACCGAAGACCGCCGCTGACAGAATCACGACTGCTGTGACGCCTCGTGTGCTCACGCCTGTCCTGAGACGTCTGTAGAGAGCCACCGCACCCGCCGACGCGAACGCCGCGGTCGGAACCAGGAGGTCGAAATGGTAGTAGGGTCCGAAGAACGAGACCAAGCCGTCGCCCGCGGCGTCGAGGTCTCCGAGTATGTTGAAGTTGCCCCAGAAGTAGAGGTTTCCAGCGATCACCGAGACGAAGATGCCTGCGACGGTCGCCTTACGTCGGTCGATCCCGTCATCGAAGGCAACGAGTAGACCGACTACTGCGAGGAGACCTCCTAAGACGCCGCCCGCAATCCAGTCGGTGAAGAAGAGCCTCACAGCCTCGTAGTTCGACCTGAGGGCGAGTTCGGGCGTGTATACTATCTCGTGGCTGAGTATACGCCGTCTCCCGAATCCGATCCCGTCGAGCGGAGCGAACTCAAGGTAGGGAAATCCGAGAGGCGATCCCGTCATAACGGCGTTGTAGGCGACCGTGGCGGCGACTCCCGAGAGTCCGAGGACGGCGGTGGCTGTCTGCCTCGGGACTGCGACCCGCGGCTCGTCATAGACTGTGTAGACGGCGTGGGCTATGAAGGGGGCTGCGAACAGAACCGCTGTGTAGGGACGTGCGAAGAAAGACAGACCGACTCCGACGCCGGCTAACGAAGCCCATCTGAGGTCGTTGAGACGGTCGGCTCGGAGGTACGAGTAGGCGAATACGAGGTTAAGGAGGGTCGTCGGCGCGTAAGGCAGGAAGACAGACGCGTCGACGATAAAGAGGGGTGAGGCACCGACGAAGACTGCCGCGAGGACTCCTGTTACGGAGTCGAACGCCTCACGTACCGTCGCAGAGACAAGTACGAGGACTCCGACCGAGACACCGATGAGTGAGAGACGGTATCCGCCGAGTAGCTCTCCGAGACCGAAGATTACCGCCGGGACAGGCGAGTACTTGGGGTAGAGACCGTCGTCGCCTTCGACGAAGAACCACGGTCGGAAGACACCGTCGACAGGTGGTTTAAGTCTCAGATTTCCGTCGAGGAGCATCGAAGCGTGGTGGAGATAGACCCCTTCGTCGTGGTTGAGAGAGTGGTATGCGAAGACGTCGGTAGAGACGGTCCAGACTACAATGCCCCCGATGACGGCGACTAAGGCTGTGAGAAGGGTTTGACGTTCTACCTCCACTGTCTCACCTCTTCTGTGTCTCAGGTGTCACTCTCGCCCCCCTCCTGTGATATTATTACGACCATCGAGAGTCCCGAGACAGCGACTAGGACGAAGGCGGGGACGGCTGCCTGGCTGTAGAGTCCCGCTTCCTCGACCCGCCAGATGTAGGTCACGAGAGTGTCAAAGCCCATGGGTCGGAGTACGAGTGTCGCGGGGAGCTCCTTCATAGTCGTGAGGAAGACTAGTGCCGCTCCCGTGGCTATTCCGGGGAGTACAAGCGGGAGTGTTACCGATCTGAACGCCTCGAGACGCGAGCTTCCGAGTGTACGTGCCGCTTCGACTAGCTCGGTATCGACCTGTAACGTCGAGGCACGTACAGAGCCTATCGCCTGTGGTGTGAAACGGACGACGTAGGCGAAGACTAAGAGGGGTACCGTCTTGTAGAGCGACGGTAGGACGTCGAGGCTGAATCCCACGAGGGCGATAGCAAGGACGATACCTGGGGTTGCGTATCCGACATACGGAATCCGGTCGGCTACGAAAGCCAGCTTTGAGTCGGAGACCGCCGACCTGAGGGCTATCGGGAACGCGACTACGACCGAAGCAACGGCGGCTAAGAGGGATACATAGACCGAGTTCCAGCCGTACTCCCACGAGAACGGCATCGTACCCGTGGCGTAGCCGGGCTGGTTGGTGAAGAGCCACGACCCGAATATAACGATGGGAAGGAGGACAGCCGCAAGTCCCACCACAGCTGGGAAGACGGCGGCGGGATACTGCCATCTTCCGAGGAGGTTGAGGCTTCCGACTCCACGTCTCCCACGGCTCTCGTACGCCTTAGATTCGTCGACCCCTATACGTGATTCGATCATGAGTATGAGTGCGGTAATCCCGACGAGCTGGAGAGACAGGAGAGCGGCGTAGTCGCGCATGAATGTTCGGTAACGCGCATATATGAACTGGGTAAAGACCTCGACACGCATTATGTTCGGGGTTCCGAAGTCGGAGAGTGTGTAGAGAGCGACGAGGAGAGCACCCGCTGTTATTCCCGGGGTTATCTGGGGTAGTATGACACGTCTGAACGACTCCCATCTGCCACAGTTGAGGCTCCGCGCCGCCTCGAACAGCGACGCGTCGAGCGAGAGGAGAGACGCACGTGTCGTGAGAAAGACATACGGATAGGTGTAGAGTGTCAGGACCACCGCGGCACCTGCGAAGCCGTATATCTCGGGT is a window of Candidatus Afararchaeum irisae DNA encoding:
- the uppS gene encoding polyprenyl diphosphate synthase; this translates as MPMMRKVANTVYEWFLRHQIDYGRVPEHIAVIQDGNRRFAREKGESPEEGHKHGAEKAEELLDWASEIGVKEVTLYTFSTENFRRPDNELDSLFSLMEEKFLELADDDRIHSNRIRIRAVGDLGRLPDRVEDAIREAEEKTSEYDEFHLNIAVGYGGRDELLRASREVLREVEDGDLEPDEIDTEKVSEYVYTPRSNDVDLMIRTGGEERLSNFLPWQAKGNESAVYFCDPYWPAFRKIDFLRAIRSYADVERSRSDVGSETDESREKQSTASVGSETDPEESEPRLR
- a CDS encoding DUF120 domain-containing protein, encoding MPELERRPPVKHEAVAVLKILGLKGGVDREVKTSCSNLGEKIGTSDQTVSRRLQSLESSDLIDREMAADGQWIKLTEEGERVLRNEYEEYRRIFEGATRVDLKGEVVSGMGEGEYYISLDGYQRQFQEKLGYEPFHGTLNVELDDDSVRARSAVNNADGVVIEEWENDERTFGALTCYEAEIGGVDGHLVKPHRSHYPEDMAEVIAPMKLRDELGLEDGDEVTLEVKLR
- the ribB gene encoding 3,4-dihydroxy-2-butanone-4-phosphate synthase, which gives rise to MISKAVDDLREGKPVLVYDFDDREAETDIVYAAEKVDHDDIARLRNDAGGLICTAIHPEAAERLGLPFIADVLEDNPLVEEAGDLGYDSRSSFSLWVNHKSNYTGITDKDRAKTARKLSEAVGSSVSESASVSEESPSIEEEFRTPGHMAVLRADEDLLEGRQGQTEMSVKLVDEAGLTPAAVICEMLDDETGEALSKEDAKRYADENGLTFVEGRQLVEVADAES
- a CDS encoding alanine--glyoxylate aminotransferase family protein — encoded protein: MTQKREYKDDYPNKTLYIPGPTEVREDVIEEMCQPMFGHRMDRMTDLYTTIVEDTKEFLGTEHNVIILTGSGTEFMESSVLNLVDDDVLCTTCGSFSERQANVAERLGKNVDTLEYDWGQAVKPEDVREALETSDKEYDAVTCVMNESSTGVRNPIEEIGDVVDEYPDTYFIVDAVSSLGGDYVDIDAHGIDVIFTSVQKAFAMPPGLGVCVVNDEAYEREVEKDSASWYGGFQRSLDYYDRKGQTHSTPAIPVMLAYRKQMKHMLEEGHEARDERHREMAEYTRDWARDHFEIFPEEGYESQTVGCIENTYGIDVAATIEEVSEKYDMVFSNGYGSTLGEKTFRIGHMGEHDVDSIKKLTDAIEDVAGL
- a CDS encoding SRPBCC family protein, with translation MEFESETYIDAPLEDVWEFHSGVEGLKSLTPGWMNLRLLEVENGDADELTEGSEIRLSVKPLGLLRVSWTSTIVERESDFDEGRAVFVDEMERGPFERWRHTHGFERSDGGTVMRDTVEYESGKIPNSFVKLQLKGFFRYRHSKTKKILED
- a CDS encoding DUF6293 family protein: MGRPTVHIIPVGFDYDRLIAPLIRDKLDVDRVILLQGSVGSEENVEYSKKVAAKLEEDFESLLDAETERVTLENVYDYQKIFARAYGLILDEFTSGREVYVNVSAMPRTVSFGFTTAAHAVIVEEDEAREHIHTYYTAPEKYLETDLAEELQEMVHLLRRLKNEGLTDSVESDLDERFAEANDLLDEFDERGTTVGAKSFDGSHIIEIPVAPLSKIKPFERVILFKLHEEGVVKSVSELADHLADDLDEEYTDSFRSKVIYNTRSLREKGYILQEESGKSHETRLSRLGELWVESHRQTPLDKEMTKK
- a CDS encoding enoyl-CoA hydratase/isomerase family protein; translated protein: MIEHEKRGDAFWITIDRPEKMNSLDLEDWEGISDGLEKAEEEARVAVITGVNDVFCAGDDIQVLDDLDDADDVEKLGEMLFDVLQGIEETGVPVIAAVNGLAYGGGFEIVAACDLAVAAQGASFALPETRIGAYPPYAVERVAEMAGRKRTMEMILTGESIDAETALDWGLVNRVVQKDEIDETVDEFVEAICMSPKRSTKIAKKYANQRISETGEKERMLGGFAHLFMSEESQEGVRAFVEDREPSYRK
- a CDS encoding NAD-dependent epimerase/dehydratase family protein — translated: MELKDSSVLVTGGAGFIGSHLIERLDPSNHVEVIDSLSSGNADYLPDEVKIHEVDLLDTDAVSEVMKSDYDIVFHLAANPDVQSGADNLRLDLEQNTVATNNLLESMKANGVDKIAFTSTSTVYGEDVPMPTPETYGPLKPISLYGASKLGCEGLCTAYEGSFGFDTWIFRFANIVGERGHGVVPDFIEKLENDPERLEILGDGRQRKSYLHVSDCVDAMVHAVENADGTVYNIGSRDTVSVTEIAEIVSEEMGLDPDFEYTGGRRGWTGDVPEMRLSVEKLMDTGWQPQHDSEESVRRATREMSSP